In Ornithodoros turicata isolate Travis chromosome 1, ASM3712646v1, whole genome shotgun sequence, the DNA window GTGTATCGTATTCCATTGGTTTGTAGGAAGCTTTCAAACTGATGCGACTTAAACTGAGGACCGTTGTCGGTCACCACCTCTTTCGACAATCCATACGCAGCAAAAATAGAGCGAACCTGTTCCACTGTCCTATCGCCCGACGTGTTGCTCATGATGCGTACTTCGAGCCACTTAGAGTGCGCGTCAATTAACACCAAGAAGTATTTCCCTCCTTtctgtgcaaaataaaaaaaaacacgctccCATGGGGTCACGCTCCATGACCAAGGTTGCACGGGtgcagccggcaacgacggtcTAACACTTTGACAAATGTCGCATTCGCGTGCGACTTTTTCCAACTGTTTTTCAATACCAACCCACCATACTGTGGATCGAGCCAAAGCTTTCATTTCGTTAATTCCCGGGTGCTCCTCGTGCAACATTTCAAGCACTTCACGTTGTAAAACTTCTGGTATGACCACACGATTATTCCACACAACGCAGTTCATGTCCACTGACAGATCATACCTACGAGCAAAAAACGGTTTCAGCTCTTCCGTTACCTGACGTGGCCAACCTGACAATGTCATTTCTCTTACTTTACTTAACACCTCGTCCTTGTCAGTCGCAGTCTGAACATCTATGGCAGTTAGTGGTATGTCCCATATGGCTGAGAAGTAGTAAATTTGTTCCACTTTGTCTGTCGTGCCTGGAAGTGGATGTCGTGATAACCCATCAGCATTACCTATGGTACTGCCTTTTTGATAGCGTATGCGGTACCGGAAGTTTGCTAGAAATGTCAACCATCGATGTACTCTGCTAGCTGCTACTGCACTAGCGTGCTTCTTTGGATCAAACAGTGAAGAGAGTGGCTGATGATCGGTCACGATTTCCAATTCTCGACCCATCAAGTACTTTTCAAACCTTTTGATACCGAAGACAATTGTTTAAGCCCCCTTTTCTAAGTGCGCGTAATTACGTTCACTTGTATTTAAAGTACGAGAGGCAAAAGCTAAGGGTCTTTCTATACCCTTGTCAATTTGAGAGATAACAGCTCCCAACCCATAGGAAGACGCGTCACAAGCAAGCCTAATATCCCTTTTAGGATCAAAGAGTGCTAAAACTCTGTTGCTGCATAACAAAGCTTCGCATTTTTGAAATGCTTTGCGACATTTGGAATTCCAATTCCACTTAGGATCTCCGCGTACCAACTGGTACAATGGTTTCAGGACCTGAGCTACACTTGGTAAAAATTTACCATAAAACCCTACGAGACCCAAGAAAGCTCGCAGCTCCGTCACACAGGTTGGCTCTGGCGCATTTATTATGGCCTGAACCTTTTTATGCGTGGGGTGCAACCCCGATGCATCTATAGCATAACCAAGGTATTCAACACTAGACTGAAAAAACTGACATTTCTGAGAATTCAGTTTCATGCCATGCCTGGCGAGCCTTTCCAGAACTCATTCGACTCTTTCACAACACTGAACTTGATCCTTGCCGCAGATAATTACATCATCCAGGTAACACCCTGTCCCGGGTATTCCTTGCAAGACCTTATCCATGACGGCCTGAAACATCGCTGGTGCGCTTGCAACGCCATACGGCAAACGCCGATGCCGAAAAAGACCTAGATGTGTGTTTACTGTACACAGTTTTTGCGAATGTTCACAAAATACCAACTGGTGGTATGCTCTTGAAAGATCAAGAACCGTAAATATCTTTCCGCCAGTAAGACTCGCAAAAATATTCTCTGGCAAGGGTAAGGGGTAGTGGTTGAGTTCTCTGACCGCATATATCGTTACCCGAATATCCGCGCAGAGACGAATCGCATCGCCTTTGTTTTTCGGGACTACTACCACTGGCGTTGCCCAGTCAGTGTGACCTACGCGGTACAGAATACCAGCCGCTTCGAGATTTTTCAATTCTGCTTCGACTTTGTCTCTCAGCGCGTAAGGAACAGGTCTTGCTTTACAAAACACTGGTCGCGCTCCATCTTTCAACACAATTGTACCTTCAAATCCTTGAATCGTACCGGGTCCTTGCTCAAAAACAGAATGGTGCTCTCGCATTAAGTCATCCACACTTTTTACTTTCCCCAACGTAACATTCGCACACAAAATGCTTTGCCAGCCTATCCTTACTTGTTCTAACCAATCCCTGCCTAACAATGCTGGCATGCGAGCTCCATCGCAGCTATCGACTAACACCCAACGGCAAAGAGTACGTCGCTTCCTTGTATTCGAGCTTGATATCAACTATTCCCCACACTGGAACAACACTTCCTTTATACGTGCTCAATCGTATCTTGGACTTTTGACACTGCCCTACACTGCCAAATAGCCTGCAGAACTCGTCAACTGACATTATGGACACAGCCAATCCTGTATCTAGTTCCATTACTACAGGTTTACCATTGATCTTTACCGAAACCTTGTACGCATTAACTGCCGTTCCAATACGGTACACTGTGTGCAACTCAATAGAACCGTTGTCTTCTCCGTCTACGACCTTTACATGTTGTCTAGACATTCTTTTCGGAAAAAGCTTAGTCTTACACATTTTAGCTAAGTGACTTCGAAGCTTCGAAGTGGCCTCTAAGCTTAGTTTCGAACATTTATGACACTGACTATTCTTGAAGGGACAGTCACTAGGCTTATGCCATCTGCCATATCTATAACATTCTTGCCTGATGACTTGTGTAGCAGACCCAGGAATCCGTTTCGCTTTTTGTTTTGACGCTCTTGATTGCTCCAGTGGACACTTCCTGACGCATTTCCCGTGCCTGTGTCTCAGCCGCTTCCATAGCGTTTGCCACTTGATAAACGTGGTCGAGTGTTGCTTCCTTTTCACCCATAGGCAAGAGACGGCACTAATGTTGTCATTGAGAAGACCAGTGATGACTTGATTCCGAAGAGCGTCCTCCAGGTATGCTCCGAAGTTGCAACCTGTgcaacctgtcttccagtctgttcaggctgacgtgttgaattgtttgtctgaatattcgatatttcggacgcgactgtttatcgtagtgtagtttgcatcaattgcggactatccgattcaaaaataaaagaaagtgtttatttccgcggcaatcgaactaCGATTTCATTTTCAACGTCAGAGATTGCaggcgaatttccatcctttccgcggtgcatatacagGTCATgaaaggaagcttttgaccaCTCGATAAATagtttgttgtttttagtgtttaaacatatgatcgtcccactacagcgaaggattctgaggaatacatgcagaatgctcatgacaaataaatccgggtttggATAGCGTGCCGCAaaatcttgtggcaaacgtccccaccATCGCGGTCATCGCAATATATTTGGTTTGgctggtccataaggccctaaaccaatgtgcaaaacaccacaaacgcatttcgttttatttatatttttgcatgcggtgGGTTTGTTGTGTCGGCCCCGTCACAGaacatccgcgtctgcacgagcgggctgccaaagATTTGGTCGTCGcgtcgacctcagcgagcagacgaccagacagccgtggagaggaggactgcgcaacggcgccaactgcgtctcgcgcacggcacagacgcacgcatggttctcccttgcagcttcttcggagattTACTTCTTTAGCGTTCAGCTGACTATGCAGTTCGCCGCATCACGCATTGTGATCCCCgagaaacgtaaacgatgaaaggctcgttggttggcagtagccagctgaagtttatgatGCGCGACAAGTTGTTCGTGGACGCCgacgtggaaatcgtcactttacctatcccggagctacagcggcccgtctgagagaaaaaatccattgactgcacctagcagtagactggatcgtcatgtataacggtggcaacgatatccaggatgggaagagtgccgtaactgttttgcgggaagtctcagtaagtacagattgcaacgatttcaatctctgtgctgctaaaacccatttcctctgaaacaccagggaagattcatttccatgaattgtcttctttcacagggtaccgttgaggtggcgaaaggctacgcggagcatatattcctgtataagctgatgccacagacaaggcggcctgaactttctggcgcaattcagggatataacgcgatgctgcgcacgattccagctgtccgtgccggtgacgctacggtgttgagcattgacgtgagtagtcgcctctcgaacgctaactctggaacttcctggtggtcatggcaggtattttatacAGTATGCTCGTTAgttttggaaaaacagtgcgacaaaaagtaactggggctacctttgtggtgcttgaattacaaacaggtgctggtcttgatgcggtacctgtttgtaattcaagtatcacaaagctagtttccagttgctttttatcgcgcattttttccgaaaataaaatgcgtacgaagtactggcacatgcctaccaggaattccggtttatttgtattactgtctttgtgaagtgctgtttgcaaaaaacattccgtatatatgttcaaatatcttttccagcacaaggtctttaccaggaacaaggaggtgaaagaggggatgctctcacgggatggctatcacatttcgaggggacgggggctatcgtgcctagcaggcatcctccgcacagccctcgtgaaacgctatggaccatggctgaaagcaccgggtccgcgttgtggcatcgtactcaagccaatggagtcgtgtgaagaatgtcgtgctaagggacaccccacgagtgcatgcaggcctgtacgctcaccgtggtgaacgctcaccattttagccgccatgtcatgacgacacagaacgatgttaccaccattacctgctgtattataacaaccacgtcatctgatccccaatcctatgctcacttctgtcagcagcagcaacataGCCAAAGCTTTTTTGtaacctgttcctcctgccatcgcatactttACCTTGccccatgattagtgtacaaatgcGTACACATCTTGCGCAAGACCTGCCAAATAAAATTTAgtaaacaactatcatcattccaATGGCGATTTTGTAATGGCTCCATGCCGTCTGCTAGCTTCTGGTTGGGCTGTCTGCTAGTTATcctaggcaccctgagaccagtagtttccttagaagttggtccagggcacatatgcccccctccccgtgatatttcctggagcagaaactctaaacacagcgaggtggttcgtgataatgcgtgtgaaatttgaaattgaaagttTACTGCGTTGCTTGCCAGTGTGATGAAGAGACTGTACTGGAAAAAGACGAGGAAGAGCAGCGGAgggaaagagaagaagaaaggaggAGGGAGTGGAACACGAGAAGGCTTGCGGAAACCTAGACGTGGTCCCGAAGACCAGAAGGAGGTGAAGAACGACGAGACACACGGATACGACAGTGAAGAAGAGAACAGAAGAGGACCAACAGCGGAATCGACTCGTCGTGTGATGTGAAACAGTGATCATGAGGACATGACATTGGTGAGATCCATTTTCGAATCCCGTGTTTCTCGGCCGAAACTTTATTGCACTTATTTCTTTGATTAAACGGGTTGTAATTGTTGAGCGTGTTTGGCTCTTCCCCTTCGCTCCGCATAAACCCACTTAGTGTTAACAGTGACCTCAGCAGAGGGTCGTCTCaattggtggcagcggtgggattttGCGGAGTTATAGGGTAAGACATCATGCCCTTACCCGAAGGAGGAGCGTCTAACGGCGCCGGGGACTTGCAGGCAGTTCATGCGAGCGTCGTAGGGGCCAGTGTTCTGGCTTTAGGAAATATGGTTCCTATGTTCACGGGAGATGACAAAGGCATCAGAGCAAAAGATTTCTTACGCACATTAGAGCAAGTAGGGGCCATGGGCGGATGGAATGATGTACAGCTCATAGGTATCGCAAGATGCAAGATGGTGGGTGAGGCTTATGAGTTTGCCTGGCGAGACAGGGAGTTGGCCAATGCAAAGACGTACGCATAGTTTAAAACGTTAGTGCTGGCCCAATACGATACCGACACTCGAAGCTCTAAAATGGAACGGTTCATGAAGGCGAAACAGTTAGATGGAGAAGGAGTGAGGTCATTTCCTAGCCGCCTCCGTGCACTTGGCTACGATACATTGGATAATTTTAGTGGAGAAGGCTCTGAACAGAAGAATTCTGTGGCTCGAGAGTTGTTGGACGGTCAGTTACTCACGAGGTACTTAACAGGCTTGCGGGACCCTATCAGACGATTTGTGCTATCACGCGACCCGTCTTCATTTCGGGAAGCAATAGAGGTTGCGGCAAAGGAAGAGAGAAATGAGAAGATGACAGTAGAGCAACTGCCCGTACGGCCCGTTGTGACTAATTCAGAACAGACGGAGGACATGAAACACCGGCTAGAGCGGTTGGAGCGGATGCTCGCAGAGTTGACCACCGAGATGAGGCAGGACAGACAAACGGGGCCACGACAACAGACCAGTCGAGAACGACGGTGCTTCAATTGTGGAAACTTCGGCCACTTCGCTCGGGAGTGTCAGGACAGGCCTAGGAACTGGGTCAGCCGCAGACAGCAAAGTGGTGACGGCCCAGATCGAACGCGACAACCGTCTCCCCAAACGAGGCACGTATCAGGTACTAGTCCGGGAAACTAGTGCCAGCCTCTACGCAAGACCACTACGAAGAGGCGGTTCATATCAAGGTGGTCAGGTTATGTACAGAGACAAGTCCAATCATTGAGTGTGAAGTTGGAGGTCAAAAGGTTACTTGTCTACTAGACACGGGATCCCGGGTTACGTTGGTCAAAGCGTCGACACTTTACGGGATCGACCCCGGCTGGGAAACGTCTTTCGAGCTTTCGCGAGACGAACGTACGAAGTTGGTCGGCATCACTGGTGAGGCATTAGACACAAGAGGTGTGTTTAAGTTGCCCTTCCGTATAGGGAACGTCACATTCGAGCACTATTGCCACATGTGCACGGATGAAGCGGTATCCCCAACTGCAGGCATTATTGGACACGACCTCTTACGTTCGAGAGACATAGATCTGATTACGAGTAAAGGAGTTGTACGTATAGAGGGATGCGAAGTCCCGATGATAAATGGGGGTCAAGAAGGCCACGTTGAAGGTAGGCAGGAAGTTCACAGATTCCACTGTGTCCCTATCAGACTGGTCCGTGAGGTAGTGTTACCACCTAGAACAGAGAACATATGCTTCGGTCTTGTTCAAGGGGTGGAGTTACACACGACAGCTGTGGCCCACTTAGACCGGATAGAGACGCAAGGTTTAGTAGGTGCTGCCACATTGGTACGGGTGGGCAAAGAAAACATGGTTCCACTACGAATCGCCAACACAACTGAGAAGGAACTTTCGTTGCCCCGAAGAAAAGTCGGTGGGAACACTCTTTCCGGCTATCGTAGAAGAGTCGCCAACCGAAGAAGGGGAGTTGTGTGCCACTATATCAGAATCTAATCAAGAGGAGATCAGCAGCAAGTTCAAGTTGGATCATATTAGCGACAGAGAACGTTCACAGCTGCTAGAGTTACTCAGAAAATATCGTCGTGTATTTGCGATGTCGGAGCATGACCTGGGTCGGTGTGAAGTAATAAAGCACCGCGTACCGACCACTTCTTCGGTGCCTGTCTACCGCCGTGCATATCGGGTGCCTTACGCCCAAAGGGAGGAAATGGATAGACAGATAAGCGCGTTACTGGATAAAGGCATAGTTGAGCACTCCACGTCGCCGTGGGGCGCTCCGGCCCTGCTAGTCGAGAAAGCTGACGGATCTTTCCGCTTGGTAGTGGATTACGTGAACTGAATAAGGTGATACGAATCGACCCTTACCCGCTGCCAAACGTTCACGAAACCCTTTCCTTGCTCGGATCAGCACAGTATTTCACCGTTGTTGACATGGCGTCAGGGTACTGGCAGATCGAACTCGACCCCGCCGACAAggtgaaaacagctttcaacaCACACTCTGGACATTACCAGTGGTCAAGAATGCCCATGGGGCTAGCCAACAGTGCGGCAGTCTGGCAGAGGACGGCGGACGTGATCCTTTCAGGACTGCTGGGGAAGGTCTGTCATGTGTATCTCGACGATGTTATCATATATAGTAGCACGTTCGAGCAGCACTTGAAAGATGTCGAAGACGTCTTCAACCGACTCCACGATGCGGGCCTCAAACTAAAGCCGAGCAAGTGCCAGTTCCTCAAGCCAGAAGTCAGTTACCTAGGACACGTCGTCTCGCGTCATGGCGTCAGGCCCGACCCGAAGAAAGTAGAGTGTGTAAAGAAATACCCAGTGCCCAAGACGGTAAGAGAAGTCAGACAATTTTTGGGGTTAGCTGGCTATTATCGTCGACATATTAACAATTTCGCGAGCATCGCTCAACCGCTGACCAAGCTAACGTCTAAAAAGCGCACCCCATTCCAATGGGATGCTGAAGCACAGGAAGCTTTCCAGTCGTTGAAGGACGCTCTCACGACAGCCCCGGTCTTGCGGTTTCCAGACTTTTCAAGTTCCTTCACGTTAATCACTGACGCGTCGAAGTACGCTGTCGCGGCGGTGCAGTCGCAAACGATAGATGGCACAGAACATCCCGTGGCGTATGCGAGCAGACAGCTAAACGATGCCGAAACAAGATACGGAGCGACAGAACAGAAGTGTCTCGCAGTTGTCTGGGCCGTACGCCACTTTAGGTGCTACTTATACGGGAGGAAGTTTAGAGTTGTCACAGACTGTAGCGCTCTGAGATGGCTCATGAATACTAGGGACCCGAACTCAAGACTCGCTCGTTGGAACTTACGGTTGCAAGAGTATAAAATGGACATCGAGCACAAGCCAGGCAAACTGAATCGCAATGCGGACGCTCTGAGCAGGGCAGTGGTACGGAAAGTCACAGAATTTGTCCCGGCTGTGAATGAGAGCGAAATCAAAGAAGCACAACAGGGAGATACAAAGCTGAAGGGGATCATTGACAACGTCTAACTAAGCAAAGACCAGCGTTATGGACATTACATCATTGATGAaagaggcattctctgccacaTAGAAGAAAGAAGGAACGGTAAGAACGACTGTGAGTTGCAACGTCCCGTTGTACCCTCCAGCATAGTACCCATGATACTTCGGCAGTATCATGACGCGCCGTACGCGGGACACCTCGGAGTACGGAAGACAAGGCTTAGGATAGTAAAATGTTTCTTTTGGAAAGGGATGAACAAGGACATTAAAGAATACTGTGCGCAGTGTCAATCTTGCGTGGAAAGAAAACAACCGAAAAATCTGGCGCGGCCACCACTTCAACTTTTCGGAGAAGTCAGTAAACCATTTGAGAGAACAGCCATGGATATCATGGGACCACTTCCCATAACAGCCATGGGCAACCGTTACTTACTCGTGTTCGTCGACCATTTGACCCGGTATGCTGAAGCGGTGTGTATGAAATATCAGAAGGCGGAGACCGTGGCAAAAGCGTTTGTCGAAGGAGTTATCCTTAGACACGGTGTACCTGGACAACTTCTCACGGACAGGGGAGCAAACTTTACGTCGAAGCTGATGACAGATGTGTATGAACTTCTCGGCATATCAAAGTAACAGACTACGGCCTATCATCCAGAATGCAATGGTGCTGTCGAACGATTGAATCAGACAATAACAAACTTGTTATCGCACTACGTGGCCCACGATCAGAAAGACTGGGACATGTGGGTGCCGTATGCGCTATTTGCTTATAATACCGTTGTTCACGAGGGAACGAAGGAGTCACCGTTTTTTCTCCGATACGGCCATGACCCTACATTTCCCAACGCCCTAAGGAAGACTCCGACCCCACACTACGGTACCCTCCAGAATTATAGGGCAGAACTGTCGCAAAGACTGACAATCGCTCATGACATAGCCAGGAACGCCTTGACTAATGCGGCTGAAGTAAGGAAAGCGCGACTTGACAAGGATAGCAGACAAACGAATTATGAAGTCGGCGATCGGGTGTACGTACGTATCATGGCAGGGAGACAAGGAGTGACAAGGAAGCTAGCTCCGAAGTGGGAAGGACCATACCGTGTGGTCGAGAAGCTCTCTCACGTCACGTACAGGATCCGAGGTATTACAAACAGAAGGCAACAAATCATACATGCAGCAAGGCTGAAGCCAGCCCCATACGTTGGACCATACGAGAACGGCCCAGATGAGGCTAATCTTAGGACAACGAGAGACGATTCCGTTAACGAACATTTGACTTCACCTGGCAGCGGAACTGACACTAGGCAAGGGTGTACACAGGAACAGGAACCTGAGGTTCTTCGAGACAGGGTAACAGTGCACCACCCTGCCGGATCTTCATCTTCACATACAGGCGAATCCGGCGCGCTGCAACCAGACGTAATGATGCACACCCTGCTGGAGGGAATAGTTgacgaactgtgccgacaacaGAACATGCTTCATCAAGCACAGTTATCTCACCCTCAACCTCGGTATTTCTTGCGCAGT includes these proteins:
- the LOC135395829 gene encoding uncharacterized protein LOC135395829 — its product is MERFMKAKQLDGEGVRSFPSRLRALGYDTLDNFSGEGSEQKNSVARELLDGQLLTRYLTGLRDPIRRFVLSRDPSSFREAIEVAAKEERNEKMTVEQLPVRPVVTNSEQTEDMKHRLERLERMLAELTTEMRQDRQTGPRQQTSRERRCFNCGNFGHFARECQDRPRNWVSRRQQSGDGPDRTRQPSPQTRHVSGTSPGN